In a single window of the Nitrospinota bacterium genome:
- a CDS encoding histidine kinase produces the protein MQMTAQGEKINPRSIVMGIFIAAAIFILDTQLPLGVADGVLYVALVLIGLRSRSKEYILWSAFCGTALIAIGFFFSPPGGELWKVLANRALAVFTLWMSAFLCLWQIRAEKKLQKASEELEQRVKDRTAKLNEINILLQREREFVELHKDIAVASNETQAIEKTLEYSLERICAHAGWPVGHLYLTAEPYSNQLLPAGIWYLEDPARFENFRNITEVTPFKAGEGLPGRVIASAKPAWIIDVTKDPNFPRAQHAKNIGVKAAFAFPILIGDEIVGVMEFFSTQAVEPDSKMLEIMAQVGTQLGRVLERKRAEEGIKRSHEQLRNLYHRLELIREEERTRMAREIHDELAQVLSALKLEVSLLDKKLNKSDSSLQTSTQLMLKLIDTTIQTGKKLAMDLRPPLLDDLGLMEAIEWEAREYERRTGIVCEVEMKKNGFELDEERSTTLFRIFQEALTNVTRHAKADKVHILIKDQNNIITLQIADNGVGISKKQLANLKSLGLLGMRERALVWGGKVDIIGVPNKGTTVTIHLNRETL, from the coding sequence ATGCAAATGACCGCTCAGGGGGAAAAAATAAATCCACGATCGATAGTTATGGGCATTTTTATTGCCGCGGCAATCTTTATTTTGGACACACAGCTTCCCCTGGGTGTTGCTGACGGAGTGCTTTATGTCGCTCTGGTGCTCATCGGGTTACGATCCCGCAGTAAAGAGTACATCCTCTGGAGTGCCTTTTGTGGAACCGCTCTTATTGCGATCGGTTTTTTCTTTTCCCCACCAGGCGGTGAACTATGGAAAGTACTTGCCAACAGGGCTTTGGCCGTGTTCACCCTTTGGATGAGTGCTTTTCTTTGCCTGTGGCAGATACGGGCGGAGAAAAAACTTCAGAAAGCCAGTGAGGAATTGGAACAAAGGGTCAAGGACCGGACGGCCAAACTGAACGAGATCAATATATTATTACAACGAGAGCGTGAATTCGTCGAATTACACAAAGACATCGCCGTGGCTTCCAACGAGACACAGGCCATAGAAAAAACTCTGGAATACAGTTTAGAACGCATATGCGCACATGCGGGCTGGCCGGTGGGGCATTTGTACCTGACGGCTGAACCCTATTCAAACCAGCTTCTTCCAGCGGGTATCTGGTACCTTGAAGATCCCGCCCGGTTTGAAAACTTTCGCAACATAACCGAGGTGACTCCTTTCAAGGCAGGAGAAGGTCTGCCCGGCCGGGTGATCGCCAGCGCCAAACCCGCCTGGATTATCGACGTGACCAAAGATCCCAATTTCCCCCGTGCCCAACACGCCAAAAATATCGGCGTCAAGGCCGCCTTTGCTTTTCCCATTCTAATTGGAGATGAAATTGTGGGCGTTATGGAGTTTTTCTCTACCCAGGCCGTGGAACCGGACAGCAAAATGCTGGAGATCATGGCACAGGTGGGAACGCAACTGGGCCGGGTGCTCGAACGAAAAAGGGCCGAAGAAGGCATCAAACGGTCGCACGAACAATTGCGCAACCTTTATCATCGGCTGGAATTGATTCGTGAAGAAGAAAGAACTCGCATGGCCCGTGAAATTCACGATGAACTGGCGCAGGTGTTGAGTGCCTTGAAGCTTGAAGTCTCGCTTCTGGATAAAAAATTGAATAAAAGTGATTCCTCTCTCCAGACTTCCACCCAATTGATGTTGAAACTGATCGACACCACCATCCAGACAGGAAAAAAACTGGCAATGGATTTGCGGCCACCTCTTCTGGATGACCTCGGTCTCATGGAGGCTATTGAATGGGAAGCCAGGGAATATGAAAGGCGGACGGGAATTGTATGTGAGGTCGAAATGAAAAAAAACGGCTTCGAACTGGATGAGGAAAGGTCCACGACCCTCTTCAGGATATTTCAGGAAGCTTTGACCAATGTAACGCGACATGCCAAAGCAGACAAAGTCCACATCCTAATAAAAGATCAAAACAATATCATCACACTTCAGATAGCGGATAATGGAGTAGGCATATCTAAAAAACAGCTTGCCAATCTAAAATCACTGGGCTTACTGGGAATGCGTGAACGCGCCCTTGTTTGGGGAGGAAAAGTCGATATAATAGGGGTACCCAATAAAGGCACCACCGTTACCATCCATCTTAATCGAGAAACTTTATGA
- a CDS encoding response regulator transcription factor, which produces MTTTYLETPQIKILIADDHPLFRQGLKHTFLETEDIRVTGEVENNDDLITTIKNHPPDEYTLVLLDITMPGKSALDVLKQLKLEYPKLPILMLSVYSEDQYAVRFIKAGASGYLTKESAPDLLVEAVRKVARGGKFASPRITEKLAFDFGDSNKPLHESLSDREYQVFSMIADGMSLTEIGVQLSLSVKTISTHRTRILEKMKMKKNTELIHYAINNNLL; this is translated from the coding sequence ATGACAACGACGTATCTGGAAACCCCGCAAATAAAAATACTCATTGCAGACGATCATCCTCTCTTCAGACAAGGTTTGAAGCACACGTTTTTGGAAACCGAGGACATCCGGGTAACTGGGGAAGTTGAAAATAATGACGACTTGATCACCACCATTAAAAACCATCCCCCAGATGAGTACACTCTGGTTTTACTTGATATCACCATGCCAGGAAAAAGCGCTCTTGATGTCCTGAAACAGTTGAAGCTGGAATATCCAAAACTGCCGATCCTGATGTTGAGTGTGTATTCGGAAGATCAATACGCCGTCCGGTTCATCAAGGCTGGAGCCTCGGGTTACCTGACCAAGGAAAGCGCCCCGGACCTGCTTGTGGAAGCCGTGCGCAAGGTGGCCCGTGGGGGCAAATTTGCCAGTCCTCGAATCACTGAAAAACTGGCTTTTGACTTTGGCGATTCAAATAAACCCTTGCATGAATCGTTATCGGATCGTGAATATCAGGTGTTTTCCATGATTGCCGACGGGATGTCTCTGACCGAAATTGGCGTTCAACTTTCCCTGAGCGTCAAGACCATCAGCACCCACCGCACCCGAATCCTAGAAAAAATGAAAATGAAAAAGAACACGGAATTGATCCACTACGCCATCAATAACAACCTGTTATAA
- the gltX gene encoding glutamate--tRNA ligase, whose amino-acid sequence MTDSVKVRFAPSPTGFLHIGGVRTALFNWLFARHHGGKFVLRIEDTDVSRSTEESIQEIIEAMKWLGLDWDEGPYRQMERQNIYNEKVGLLLSAGKAYRCYCSPEDLETRRQEAQKKGLKPKYDGTCRNRTDHPEGMPSVVRFKTPLEGPVAVHDLLRGQIIFDNQELDDFIIQRTDGTPTYNFVVVVDDADMGITHVIRGDDHLSNTPRQALMYEALNHPQPKFAHISMILGADKARLSKRHGATSVLAYRDMGYLPDAVINYLVRLGWSHGDQEIFSRDELIQHFSLESITTSAAVFNPEKLTWLNQQYIQKTPPLELAPHLEPMLVKEGLLPEGHGLSLEEIAKPIPSLNQRAETLVEMAHKAEFYFKKELEFDEQARAKLLTPEARPHLELLVSKLSTLSDFSESTLETAFKEIVEQEGIKLGKLAQPVRIALTGKKESPGIYEVLSLLGRDTTISRLNNAIAWIDSL is encoded by the coding sequence ATGACTGATAGCGTTAAAGTGCGATTCGCCCCCAGCCCGACAGGGTTCCTTCACATCGGCGGCGTGCGCACCGCTCTTTTCAACTGGCTGTTCGCCCGCCATCACGGCGGAAAATTTGTCCTACGCATTGAAGATACCGATGTCTCACGCTCGACGGAAGAATCCATCCAGGAAATCATCGAGGCTATGAAATGGCTGGGCCTGGATTGGGACGAGGGACCCTATCGACAAATGGAGCGGCAGAATATTTACAATGAAAAAGTCGGTCTACTACTCAGTGCGGGAAAAGCTTATCGCTGTTATTGCTCTCCCGAGGATTTGGAAACCAGACGTCAGGAGGCCCAGAAAAAAGGCTTGAAACCCAAGTATGACGGGACCTGCCGCAACCGGACGGATCACCCAGAAGGCATGCCGTCGGTTGTCCGTTTCAAGACCCCGTTGGAAGGGCCGGTTGCGGTTCACGACCTGCTTCGCGGGCAGATCATATTCGATAATCAGGAACTGGACGATTTTATCATCCAGAGGACGGACGGAACCCCGACCTATAATTTCGTCGTGGTCGTCGATGACGCGGATATGGGCATCACCCACGTGATCCGGGGAGACGATCATCTCTCCAACACCCCAAGGCAGGCGCTCATGTATGAAGCCTTGAATCATCCCCAGCCGAAATTCGCGCATATCTCCATGATTCTGGGAGCCGACAAAGCCCGGCTCAGCAAACGGCATGGGGCCACATCGGTCCTCGCCTATCGCGACATGGGATACCTGCCGGACGCCGTGATCAACTATCTGGTACGCCTTGGCTGGTCGCACGGGGACCAGGAGATATTCTCAAGAGACGAGTTGATCCAGCATTTCTCGCTGGAGAGCATCACCACCTCGGCGGCGGTATTTAATCCAGAAAAACTGACCTGGCTCAACCAGCAATATATCCAGAAAACGCCGCCGCTGGAATTGGCCCCGCACTTAGAACCCATGCTCGTCAAGGAAGGTCTTCTGCCTGAAGGCCACGGATTGAGCCTGGAAGAAATCGCCAAACCGATTCCTTCCCTCAACCAACGTGCCGAAACTCTGGTGGAAATGGCGCATAAGGCGGAGTTTTATTTTAAAAAAGAATTGGAGTTTGACGAACAAGCCCGCGCAAAACTTCTGACTCCTGAAGCCAGACCCCATCTCGAATTGCTTGTTTCCAAGTTATCGACTTTAAGCGATTTTTCGGAGTCCACCCTGGAAACCGCTTTCAAGGAAATCGTCGAGCAGGAAGGCATTAAACTGGGAAAACTGGCCCAGCCGGTACGCATTGCGTTGACCGGAAAAAAAGAAAGTCCTGGCATTTATGAAGTCCTGTCTCTCCTTGGCCGCGACACGACAATCTCCCGACTCAATAATGCCATTGCGTGGATAGATTCCCTCTAA
- a CDS encoding aldehyde dehydrogenase family protein has protein sequence MKDDVLEVCNPFDLKPIGSVPLTSWDEADKMLETASRLYKDKKTWLPAYKRIEILKKTATLMQERFDALAFQIANEGGKPLIDARVEVARAIDGVGLCIKGLDRMAGTEIPMDLTAAGAGRAAFTFREPIGPVVAISAFNHPLNLIVHQVGPAIAVGCPVIVKPAGTTPLSAKAFVEMLYEAGLPEDWCRFAACKSAVAEKLVTDPRTAFFTFIGSGKIGWMLRNKIAPGTRCALEHGGVAPVIFEESAEVDAMIPALLKGGFYHAGQVCVSVQKVFAPKAMAEDIAKRLADGASKLKVGNAIEETTEVGPLIQPAEVDRVALWVQEAVNSGAQALCGAKKLGDTTYAPTVLLNPPAEARVSTDEIFGPVVCVYGYDDIDQAILQANALPFAFQAACFTNRLDIAMKCVREMDAATVIVNDHTAFRVDWMPFAGHRHSGYGTGGIAYTMHDMTHEKLVVLNNFSPAG, from the coding sequence ATGAAAGATGATGTACTGGAAGTTTGTAACCCCTTCGATCTCAAACCCATCGGTTCGGTGCCGCTGACTTCCTGGGACGAAGCTGACAAGATGCTGGAAACCGCGAGCCGGTTGTATAAGGATAAAAAAACCTGGCTCCCGGCTTACAAGCGCATCGAAATCTTGAAAAAGACAGCCACCTTAATGCAGGAACGGTTTGATGCGCTGGCGTTTCAGATCGCCAACGAAGGCGGCAAACCGCTCATCGACGCGCGTGTCGAAGTGGCGCGCGCCATCGACGGTGTCGGGCTTTGCATCAAGGGACTCGACCGCATGGCCGGCACGGAAATTCCGATGGACCTGACCGCCGCCGGAGCGGGCCGGGCGGCTTTCACCTTCCGCGAACCCATCGGCCCTGTGGTCGCCATATCGGCGTTCAACCATCCGCTGAACCTGATCGTGCATCAAGTGGGCCCTGCGATTGCAGTGGGCTGTCCCGTGATCGTCAAGCCTGCGGGAACCACTCCCCTGTCGGCCAAAGCCTTTGTGGAAATGCTGTATGAAGCGGGACTGCCGGAGGACTGGTGCCGGTTCGCCGCCTGCAAAAGCGCTGTCGCCGAGAAACTGGTGACCGACCCGCGCACGGCTTTTTTCACCTTCATCGGCTCCGGCAAGATCGGCTGGATGCTGCGCAATAAAATCGCTCCCGGAACCCGCTGTGCCCTGGAGCATGGCGGCGTGGCCCCGGTCATCTTTGAGGAGAGCGCCGAGGTCGATGCCATGATTCCTGCCCTATTGAAAGGCGGTTTTTATCATGCCGGTCAGGTCTGTGTTTCAGTTCAAAAAGTGTTTGCGCCAAAAGCGATGGCGGAAGACATCGCCAAGCGGCTGGCGGACGGTGCATCGAAACTGAAAGTCGGCAACGCCATCGAAGAAACCACCGAGGTCGGTCCGCTGATCCAGCCGGCGGAAGTGGACCGCGTCGCCCTATGGGTTCAGGAAGCGGTGAACAGCGGGGCTCAAGCACTGTGCGGCGCTAAAAAACTGGGTGACACCACCTATGCGCCAACGGTCCTTCTCAACCCCCCGGCGGAGGCAAGGGTTTCCACGGATGAGATATTCGGTCCCGTGGTCTGTGTGTACGGATATGACGACATCGACCAGGCCATTCTGCAAGCCAACGCCCTGCCCTTCGCCTTCCAGGCGGCATGTTTCACCAACCGTCTGGATATCGCCATGAAATGCGTGCGCGAGATGGACGCCGCCACCGTGATCGTCAACGACCACACGGCGTTTCGTGTCGACTGGATGCCGTTCGCGGGACACCGGCACTCGGGCTATGGCACAGGCGGCATCGCCTACACCATGCACGACATGACGCATGAAAAACTGGTGGTGCTTAATAATTTTAGCCCAGCGGGTTGA
- a CDS encoding glutamine--tRNA ligase/YqeY domain fusion protein, which produces MNNNDSPHHFIKHIVEEDLKTNKFQEKKVHTRFPPEPNGFLHIGHAKSICLNFDLAAQFGGLCNLRFDDTNPIKEEDKYVRSIIEDVKWLGFDWEDRLFYTSDYFEQLFEYAVQLIKNGNAYVDDLSADEIREHRGTLTEPGTDSPYRNRSVEENFDLFQRMRAGEFDTGAKVLRAKIDMASGNLNFRDPVLYRILKAHHHRTGDKWCIYPMYDWAHGQSDSIEGITHSICTLEFEDHRPLYDWFLDQLKIYHPQQIEFARLNLSYTVLSKRKLLQLVNENHVNGWDDPRMPTLSGLRRRGYTPESIREFCHRIGVAKANSVVDLALLEHCIREDLNNRALRVMAVLRPLKVIIDNYPEGQVEELEAENNPEDPSAGTRKIPFSRELYIEQEDFMEDPPKKFFRLGPGREVRLKHAYIIKCERVVKDAQTGEVTELHCTYDPESKSGGATAGRKVKATLHWVSAEHAINAEVRLYNTLFTAPDPGNEKKFPDFTECLNPDSVEVLQDCKLEPHLIKAIPGEYYQFLRMAYFTVDAVDSKPGEPVFDRTVTLRDAWANIVKKGGGE; this is translated from the coding sequence TTGAACAACAACGATTCCCCGCACCATTTTATCAAGCACATCGTTGAAGAAGATTTGAAAACCAACAAGTTCCAGGAGAAAAAGGTGCATACCCGCTTTCCCCCGGAACCGAACGGCTTCCTCCACATCGGTCACGCTAAATCGATCTGTCTCAACTTTGACCTCGCGGCGCAGTTTGGCGGGCTCTGCAACCTCAGGTTCGACGACACCAATCCGATCAAGGAAGAAGACAAATATGTGCGGTCGATCATCGAAGACGTGAAATGGCTGGGGTTCGACTGGGAAGACCGGCTGTTTTATACTTCCGATTATTTTGAACAGCTTTTCGAATACGCGGTGCAGTTGATTAAAAACGGCAATGCTTATGTGGATGACCTGAGCGCCGATGAAATCCGCGAACACCGGGGAACCCTGACCGAGCCGGGCACAGACAGTCCGTATCGAAACCGTAGTGTCGAGGAAAATTTCGATCTGTTTCAGCGCATGCGGGCCGGGGAGTTTGACACCGGTGCGAAAGTCCTCAGAGCCAAAATCGACATGGCCTCCGGTAACCTGAATTTTCGCGACCCGGTTCTGTACCGCATCCTCAAAGCCCATCATCACCGCACCGGGGACAAGTGGTGCATTTACCCCATGTATGACTGGGCGCACGGGCAGTCCGATTCGATCGAAGGGATCACCCACTCCATCTGCACACTGGAATTTGAGGACCATCGCCCCTTGTACGACTGGTTTCTCGACCAGTTGAAAATATATCATCCGCAACAGATCGAGTTTGCCCGGTTGAATCTCAGCTACACCGTCTTGAGCAAACGCAAGCTCCTGCAACTGGTGAACGAAAATCATGTCAACGGCTGGGATGATCCACGCATGCCGACCTTATCCGGGTTGCGGCGGCGCGGCTACACGCCGGAATCGATCCGCGAATTCTGCCACCGCATCGGCGTGGCCAAAGCCAACAGCGTTGTGGACCTTGCCCTGCTCGAGCATTGCATCCGCGAAGACCTGAACAACCGTGCGCTCAGGGTCATGGCGGTATTGCGTCCCCTGAAAGTGATCATCGACAATTATCCTGAGGGCCAGGTGGAAGAATTGGAAGCCGAGAACAATCCTGAAGATCCGTCCGCAGGGACGAGAAAAATTCCCTTTTCCCGCGAGCTGTATATCGAGCAGGAAGATTTCATGGAAGACCCGCCGAAAAAGTTTTTCAGGCTGGGTCCGGGGCGCGAAGTGCGGCTCAAGCACGCCTACATCATCAAATGCGAACGGGTGGTGAAGGATGCCCAAACGGGCGAAGTGACAGAACTGCACTGCACCTACGATCCCGAAAGCAAGAGCGGCGGAGCAACAGCAGGGCGCAAGGTCAAAGCGACCCTGCACTGGGTGTCGGCGGAACACGCAATCAACGCCGAAGTTCGGCTGTACAACACCTTGTTCACCGCACCCGACCCCGGCAATGAAAAAAAATTCCCGGATTTTACCGAATGCCTCAATCCCGACTCCGTGGAAGTACTGCAAGACTGTAAATTGGAACCGCATCTCATCAAGGCGATACCTGGCGAATATTACCAGTTTCTGCGCATGGCCTATTTCACCGTCGATGCGGTGGATTCCAAACCCGGTGAACCTGTGTTTGACCGCACCGTCACCCTGCGCGATGCCTGGGCCAATATCGTGAAGAAGGGTGGGGGGGAATAA
- a CDS encoding MBL fold metallo-hydrolase has product MRTTLIGHATLLVQSNDTTLISDPVLFQPHWEELNVPCPSIDLDRDKIPPVDILNLSHRHQDHFDVRTLAHLARNDKILAPDVVVLAPQDEILLEVLAELEFKDVRVVKDFEALQIKGLTLTPTPSLNEQDYFPEHGLLIHDGEVTVWNQVDTIVIPKIIQYVHQLYGQIDLAHVRYLPLLEGNFTFHNAIELPFDEYRSFLMVAGALKPKFAVPGSAGFRYKDEFGFLNQYSFPTTQEQFLRDLHDFCPEIDSSTFYPGDVAEITPQGVKILRQDSDFVRVHENDGYLAEFKPVMEVKPLRTLTTDAAQQDKEKQVVTDFIENKLVDLLVESENIQTWVEWKTAYQLEVFGRNGSDIWSIDFGGEEATVQQGRIGKVNLYEGISCSELYKLIEKQTSWDFVGVAAQYRTFKNIYRVEKGNVECYSKEQRFPQPLTEIFAPDRAMDREKYMKDVRRWKGKA; this is encoded by the coding sequence ATGAGAACCACATTAATCGGGCATGCGACGCTTTTAGTGCAATCTAATGACACCACCTTGATATCCGACCCGGTGCTGTTTCAGCCGCACTGGGAAGAACTCAATGTGCCTTGTCCGAGCATCGATCTGGACCGCGACAAAATACCCCCGGTGGATATCCTGAACCTGTCTCATCGTCATCAGGACCATTTCGATGTCCGCACGCTGGCGCATCTCGCAAGAAATGACAAAATCCTGGCGCCGGATGTGGTGGTGCTGGCTCCCCAGGACGAAATTTTACTGGAAGTTCTTGCTGAACTGGAGTTCAAGGACGTGCGCGTGGTGAAGGATTTTGAAGCCCTGCAGATCAAGGGTTTGACCCTGACACCCACGCCTTCTCTCAACGAGCAGGACTATTTCCCTGAACACGGCCTGCTCATTCATGACGGTGAAGTGACGGTCTGGAATCAGGTGGATACCATTGTCATCCCGAAAATCATTCAATACGTTCATCAGTTATACGGGCAGATAGACTTGGCGCATGTCCGTTACCTGCCGCTGCTGGAAGGGAATTTTACCTTTCACAATGCCATCGAACTGCCCTTTGATGAGTACCGGTCGTTTCTCATGGTGGCGGGGGCGTTGAAGCCGAAATTTGCGGTTCCCGGTTCCGCCGGGTTTCGCTACAAGGACGAGTTTGGTTTTCTGAATCAATATTCCTTTCCGACCACACAAGAACAGTTCTTGCGGGATTTGCATGATTTTTGCCCTGAAATCGATAGCAGTACTTTTTATCCGGGCGACGTGGCCGAGATCACCCCTCAGGGCGTGAAGATTCTCAGGCAGGACTCCGATTTTGTCCGCGTGCATGAAAACGACGGGTATTTGGCGGAATTCAAACCGGTGATGGAAGTCAAGCCCCTGCGGACGTTGACGACGGATGCCGCCCAGCAGGACAAGGAAAAGCAGGTCGTCACGGATTTTATTGAAAACAAGCTGGTGGACTTGCTGGTCGAGAGCGAGAACATCCAGACCTGGGTGGAATGGAAAACGGCTTATCAGCTGGAAGTGTTTGGCCGGAACGGGTCGGATATCTGGAGCATCGATTTTGGCGGCGAGGAGGCCACGGTCCAGCAGGGGCGTATTGGCAAGGTCAATCTGTATGAAGGGATCAGTTGCTCGGAACTCTATAAATTGATCGAAAAGCAAACGAGCTGGGATTTTGTCGGTGTGGCGGCTCAGTACCGCACGTTTAAAAATATTTATCGGGTGGAGAAGGGCAATGTGGAATGCTATTCTAAAGAACAAAGGTTTCCACAGCCGTTGACGGAAATATTCGCTCCAGACCGGGCCATGGACCGGGAAAAGTACATGAAAGATGTCCGGCGATGGAAAGGCAAGGCCTGA
- a CDS encoding type II toxin-antitoxin system RelE/ParE family toxin, translated as MPDYRLSEAAKEDLIAIAQYGDEHFGIVQSDRYRDQLKHRFNVLAKTPLLYPAVDHIHKGYRRSVCGSHSIYYRIDPEEIVIVRILGREDPEKQF; from the coding sequence ATGCCTGATTATCGGCTTTCCGAAGCCGCAAAAGAAGACTTGATAGCGATCGCACAATATGGAGATGAGCATTTCGGCATTGTTCAATCCGACAGGTACCGCGACCAACTCAAACATCGATTTAATGTGCTGGCCAAAACTCCGCTCCTTTATCCCGCTGTTGACCACATTCACAAAGGCTACCGCCGTAGCGTGTGCGGTTCACATTCGATTTATTACCGCATTGATCCCGAAGAAATTGTTATCGTTCGAATTTTGGGACGGGAAGACCCCGAAAAACAATTTTAA
- a CDS encoding type II toxin-antitoxin system ParD family antitoxin, translating into MPMVKKSISITNQQDSWIKAQIESGHFGNESEVVRELIRERQIREQETPAEIEAIRKALIEGERSGFSDRTVDEIWQEARQRHRSKHA; encoded by the coding sequence ATGCCAATGGTCAAAAAAAGCATATCCATCACAAACCAACAAGACAGCTGGATCAAGGCGCAAATTGAATCCGGCCATTTCGGCAATGAAAGCGAAGTTGTCCGGGAGTTGATCCGCGAGCGGCAAATTCGCGAGCAGGAAACCCCCGCCGAGATCGAGGCAATCCGCAAGGCGTTGATTGAGGGTGAGCGGAGTGGTTTTAGTGATCGCACTGTAGATGAGATATGGCAAGAAGCCAGACAACGCCACCGATCGAAACATGCCTGA
- a CDS encoding alpha/beta hydrolase, which translates to MSSVFDSREFNKNLFFPRTDSMSGPQGAEDIYVEVEENIHVHVRRYPSPEARYSLLFFHGNGEVVSDYDGLAGAFTALGAEMIVCDYRGYGKSEGTPSLRNVLTDASVIYNHLKDNQKFLPSVCVMGRSLGSAAAIELCSTFDEISCCVIESGYADPIPLVERRGLRISKTTPEEDALFNNSKKIANVKCPLLIMHGEDDFLISPQEAELNYRQAGAKVKLLNILQGVGHNDMMLARDSGYFVCLKNFLDNVPWEE; encoded by the coding sequence ATGAGTTCCGTATTTGACTCCAGAGAATTTAATAAAAACCTGTTTTTCCCCCGGACGGATTCCATGTCCGGTCCGCAAGGGGCTGAAGATATTTATGTCGAGGTGGAGGAAAACATCCACGTGCATGTCCGCCGCTATCCATCGCCCGAGGCCCGGTACAGCCTGCTGTTTTTTCATGGCAATGGCGAGGTGGTTTCAGACTATGATGGGCTGGCAGGGGCATTTACGGCCCTGGGCGCGGAAATGATCGTTTGCGATTATCGCGGCTACGGGAAAAGCGAGGGGACCCCTTCCCTCCGGAACGTGTTGACGGACGCCTCGGTGATATATAATCATCTTAAAGACAATCAAAAGTTTTTGCCCAGTGTCTGCGTCATGGGTCGTTCCCTGGGAAGCGCTGCGGCCATTGAGTTGTGTTCGACCTTCGATGAAATTTCCTGCTGTGTGATCGAAAGTGGATATGCCGACCCCATTCCCCTGGTGGAACGCAGAGGCTTGAGGATAAGCAAGACTACGCCGGAAGAGGATGCTTTATTTAATAACAGCAAGAAAATCGCAAACGTCAAATGTCCTTTGCTGATCATGCATGGCGAGGATGATTTTTTGATTTCTCCGCAGGAAGCGGAGTTGAATTACAGACAGGCGGGGGCCAAGGTCAAGCTGCTCAATATTCTGCAGGGAGTGGGGCACAACGATATGATGTTGGCAAGAGATAGTGGTTATTTCGTCTGCCTGAAAAACTTTCTCGACAACGTTCCCTGGGAGGAATGA